In Benincasa hispida cultivar B227 chromosome 8, ASM972705v1, whole genome shotgun sequence, the sequence CCATAATTCCCTCCTTTAATTAATtccaatttaatattaaattaaaaataatttttaaatttagttaatatatataattatataataattaacttactatataatatatattgaactatatgtcatatctaatataacatatataatctTTAGTNTAATAACTAActtactatataatatatattaaactatatgttatatctaaacgtgaatcaaattcaaattaaatttaacctatagtatttatatgaatcatattcatataattaaaatttgaatcatattcaaatatttatttgctctcaaataaaactttatattataatgtatcaaataagttatattaattatatcaaatataattaatttcctcaattaatttgaacaattcaaattaatccaaaattaattcgattctcaaaaatcccaattgagctacccaggggacctcatggacccatagattgaagttccaatggtactttattgttcatgtggagacatatgagtggagtATTTCGTATAAAGAGTGTATACAAGAcaggaccacgaaatgattggtttctctttataacaccattacttgaagaaaccaaTATTTTACtacgatgaccataggtgacttaactttaatcctgagtgagttgtgaaattTTGTTTATGAAGGCACTCCTTTAATctatatgagtgagagtggtcatgttagccgactcaacaagcctaccattttggagatttatctGATTACAAGAAGGAACTTACTCCTTACCGATCATAGGAAAAGTAAATAATTTGCTCTCTTAACGGCtaattccgagtcttgaacaatgaggcctcaacctctcactggtccgagaggtgttagtttataatttgactataaactatttgttccttagaggaatcaatggtacttaaggaattagatgcaactacaggggtaaaacgatatttgGACTcaactatagttatgagcaatttgtgaaaggtcgactcgctgttgattggttatatccatggacacagaaatacatctacagtgcAAAGAACACAACTATCGGTCTtcagtggagtgaccgatagttaatgaatattgattaattttattaaagagtttaattaattaatatcgtatcattggagcttctaatctataagtccataaggtacCATAGTTAGCTCGCTAAGAATACTGATGAGGAatcatttgaattgttcaaattacttaaaggaattttatattaatatgattaatatatagtgtattttgatacattataaaatatgattaattatagatatgatctataatctaaactatataagagagatatatttgaatgagattcgaatgttaaattcatatgaattagattcatatagaATTATAGTATAAGATTATTAATTAACTTgatgttttattatataattatttaattaacatattaattgattaattaatagttaattaatcaattaacaaaTGATGGAAAGTGGAAAGCTTGGAGAGGGGGTTACCCTCTCCCTTTATAAATATACTAaccttttagaaaaaaaaaaaaaaaaaaaaaaagattttaatttgtaaaatttaacCTAGCCTCCACTCTTATATTCTTTCTACTCTCTATTCTCTCAAAAACATTCCCTCAATCTtcattccctcttccaaggTATAAGAGCCCACACATCTAGCCCCTTGAAATCCTAGAGGATAACGGGAAAACTCTTGCGGTGGTGTCTTTATTCATTGGGAGGTTCGAGTTTGTTCATGATCAAAGGAGAGGAGATTTTGAAGAAAAggaatcttcaaaggtgagtcttcttcttccctttcttccttATTAGAAGCATGGTTAGGTTTAtttaatgtttatcctatgtATGATTTAGTTCACTGATTTcgtattttataaaatagattTTCAAATTGCACGGTGATTACATGCTTCCACGAGAACTCGAGAGAGCTCCTCTAAGTGTTCCAGTTGGTGGATCCCTTCAAAGATTAGTTTTGAgtcttcaaaagaaaattttgatggcaataatattgaaaatttgtCCGAGTCTTTCAGAGACTGGAAGCTAATAAGCAATTCTGATGACAATTCTATCAAATTCAAAGGCTCATCACTCGTGCATCTGCTCaagttcaaaagaaaaaggcaaaTCCACCTACTATTCTCCATGTGGCCTTTGATGATGTCTCCTTTCACTCTGAGGAAAGTGCTTTCTTCTGGACGTTTATGATTAAAAGAAAGACTTTTGCCAAAAAGGAATTGTCTGATAGGGCTCAAGAATGTCTTGACATCATGGAACTCATCGTTGAAGTTGACTTAACCAAGACCATGTTGAATCTTGGTCCTTACTATCCTAAACTTGATAGGGGATTTATTGTCAATCTTTATCCTCCGTTCAATAATTCAAACTCTCCTTAGTTTCATAGAATTCATGCCCAAGGTCATACCTTTGTGTCCATCACTGGTGTTATCAACAAGTTTCTTGACAGAACTGTTCCTCTTAACACTCATGAGTTGCGTCCTTCTATGAAAGATTTGATTTATGAACTTACTGGGGTTTGAAAAATGCTTAACTTAAGATTGGGCAGCTTACTTCGGCTGAGCTAAGTGCTAAATATATTGTGTTGTTTGGCATTGAAATTGCAAATTAGTGTCCTTCCTCTCATCACTCTAGTCTGTCAATTGCTCTGGCTACACTGTTATTTCAAATTAGAAAGGCTGCCCTTTTTTATTATGGGGCATTTTTTATCAGCCAATTACGAAGGCACATTGGATCACATGCTTTTATATTGCCTATTGCTTATCTCAGGTTGATTTGTGGAATTTTTTTGTCCCAAAAGTCTGATTTTCTCACGATAAATGAGCTTGTTGGTGCTAATACGAGATTGTTGCACTTTAATTACAAGTTATTTTAAGGGTTTCATATTCCTGACATTGTTTCTCCTTCTCCCAGTACTGTTGAGTAAGCTCTAAGTGCTGAGTTTGTCACGTCTTCTTTTGGTCTCTGCCTTATGCATTATTTTTCTAAGGAGCTTAAAATGCTTAATGATGTTATTAATCGTGTCTTTGATCGGAAGCATGAGCTTACAACGTTGTTGACTTTATTGAGACAGATTGCTAATGATCCAGATCAGGTTGGCTTCTGCATGATATTTTCTTTAAGTTGGAGGGAGAGTTGgttgttggatttttttttattgggctGATTGTTGGTTGGATGACTGTAGCTACAAATGTTTGGTTTGATGTTTGGGCTATTGTCGTTTCTATTgatgttttgttttgttattggGTTGATTTGTTTCATTCGAGTTGCACTATTCTTTagttgtttattgtttcttttAGGTTGCAGACTTATTCTTATGGACCTTCATTTCCTCTATGGATTAACAATCTTGTTTTATATTCCTATCCTTGTGAATTATTGATATGGATTGATTGTGTTGATTATGTCctatcttaaaaaatatatatcttagTCAAGTGAGGAGTTCGTTAGAACTATGATATTGGCtgaatatatttgtttaagttcTTACTATTTACTCCTTGGCTTTCAGGAGTTGTCTCTAGTTTTCTCTCTAATGGAACCTGTCTTAGAGGTTGTTCTTTCAGTTGCCGAATCTGcagaatatttttttccttatttaagTTATTctacagatttttttttttggaatgttTTACTTTTTGGTGAGTTGACGACTTTATGTAGGAGTATTTGTCATCATTTGGTTGTGCTATTTAAGCTCAAGAAGTCCTTATGCCTTGTGCTAGGGTTGTCGTATCAATTGATTGTGAGATCATTGTGTGAGCTTTACAGGATTCTTATGGCGCTACTTTGTTTACAAAAAAGAAGTTCTTTGAGCTATTCGATGCAACGCATCATTCATTTGTTCTTACTTCAATTCATGAAGGTAGATTGATCTAAGGGGAGCCTAAGATTTTGTTCATCGAGAAGGGTATCTGAAGCCTTAGGGAGAGTCTAAGGTATTATTCATCGAGAAGGGAGTTCTCAAGACAtagagggagcctaagttcTTATGTGAAGAGAGTTTACAAGTAGAAGGAAAGATATCATCAAGTGAAGAGGAGTTTCACATATTTAGGGGGAGCTTAAGTGTTTCAACACTAATATTCACATACTTAGGAGAGACCTAAAGTTTAAGACatagggagtctcacatctagtgAGAGCCTAGCTGATCAGCTAAGTTGGGTTGTACGGGTCACTGTAATTATTGTTATCACCGAACTAGCTAGGTTACCAATCTCTGTGTGTTTATCTTTGATTTACTCTATGTTGTTTTACTGTTGCTTCTAAAGTTGCTAGGACGTTGTGTGAGACAATCATATAGTGTGTGAGTAACCACTTTCCAAAATTTTAGAAGGGACATACAATTCACATGTTTAACTTAACTTTTGCTATCATGCAATTAAGGatctcaaaaattaaaaattaagactCGACCTCTAACAATAAATCATACAACTTTGACTAGTTTGTTAAACAatcttaaagaaaaacaattataaatataattcaagCTGAATATCTATGCACAATATAGAAATAATCAAGATTGGAACAAGTCTCGGGAGTCTacaattggaaaaaaaaactaacccaAACTAGAGGTTAGagatgatttttatttttctttttttttttaatatagaatATCCCATTCCTTCAAGagttatcaaatatttaaaagaacATAGCCTTTCTGACATGATCTAGTGAAAACCTCTCCTTTCCGGTGGATTTGCTTTGTTAATTATATTCTTGAAATTACTTCACCATTTTTTGAAGTGACTATTTCTTTATCCTATTGTCTCATACGTAATGTTGTCAAGAATTTTTACAAAGAAAGTTCTTgaattttcattattattaaaaaatttcattacATAATACTCACTAGTATTATGCCATCATTGTTCACGATGTATTTTCTGCTTGAAGGACTTGCTTcaactttttatatatttgtcCCAATAGGAGACATATTGCTTGTCCAAACAATTTGACGAGACCTGTTCATTCAGGTTCATCTTCTCTAATCTCTCAAGAAATGTCGTTCAAATAAGGACacaactttatttttcttttagttttagttaTATATTTATCAATCGTAATTTACTATACTTTAGTTTTGCACTCAACTCTCTTATTAccgtttaatttgaagtttgatCTAGAGAGACTAGTATagtttaattacaaattttagcTGCACACAAAAGTTTATTTTTCGAGTGGAGTCTCAAACAACTTTAATAAGAACTTCTTTATCATCAATAGATAAAAAGCTTCTCCTTTCAACTTTTTGAAAATCCATCTTTCAAAATacgtttttaattatttaaaattaattttgatgatgcaAAAATGACtcctaaaaaaacataaaaacaacTACTAATCAGATTTTAAATGGCagttaaatatatgtatatatatatatatggaaagtGATATCAATCCTACCCAGTTTCCAAGcataccaaaaaccaataattaTTTTACATGGGTGTATTTTGTATTCTAACTCCTATCATTATAGAAAGTGAATACAAATATTAGCCagtataataaaatttagatcagcttttaaaaagaattttattaGACTATATTAGTGTGTAGAGTCTATAAGATAGAGTGTATGTTAATAAAAATCTAACAAGGATAGAATTGATGACGGATAAATTTTGCGATATTTGTAAGTGCGTTATCGTTACAATTATCTAAATAGAAAATCTGAAACGAGTTACACTTGGCAGGCCAGGACGTAAACATGGCAGTGAGAGAGTTTGTGCGGTGTCAGTCGGTCATCGTGTCGCTTGAGCATGAGTAGCAGTTGGGTAGAAAAGAGATTAAAAATTGAAGAATCCAGCGGCATGCAATTCTCAATTAAGCACAAGTAGGATCTGGATAGACCGAATTGGAAAGAAAGAAGATCGGATGGGAGAGGGCCAAGAATCGAAGACGAAAGCCGAAGATGGAGTTGAAATTCAGGTAAATGTTTGAGtatgtaattttaattatatgggGAATCGTAATTAATTAAGTATTGAATTATGGGAAAATCAGGAGAGAGGAGAAATATACTTCTTCTACAGGCCTAAAGTTGAAAAGCAAGAGGTGCATAGCCCCGATGAGGTGCAACGCTTGTACATTATTCTGCGTCCAGAGTCAGGTGAGAAGGCGGTAGAGGAGAAACAATCTACCTCAAGCTCCTCAACTGGAACCCAACGCGGACAGGGTACCCACACCCAGGTTAATTAATTGGATACCTAGCTATGCTCCTTTTTTGCCATTTTAGCATCATCATTTTAGTTCAATAATAACTTGGGGTCTTTCGGGTCAGGATTGTAgttctgattctcaacttaccaattcataaaaataaattttttactttgtatacactttattattttttttttttattttaaaaaaaaaaaaaattatgctttGTTTTTCCTCATTTATTGTCATGATTAacctctttttttaaatataatggttgattattttaaatttacgGGACTGAAAAGTAGCATCTGTaggctttatttttttaaaaaaaaaaaaaaacaaaaattcgaAAACCAAATCCTTTAATAAAGGGGGCTTAGTTATAGAATAGGTAATTAGGCCAAATTTAGGGAAATTCATCTCTAAAAGAGGGAAGAGGACCCgttctatttttcaattaatatcCAAAAGTTTTCTATTACCATCTTAAATTCTCGAaaataacataattaattaattaattctaatgtaataattaaatactaattaatctaaattgACAACTAACCTAAATATTaactaaattatattaattattttataattgaaaatttattttgattacaaaactactaaaaatatttacaactaatagcaaaatatcacaatctatccATAATAGACACTTATTGTATGTGCTAGGATCAAAACTCGAATTTTCAAACCTActataaaaagaaaagtgaagaaaaagaaggaactTGATTTTcaagaattataaaaaaaaatgaatagttatctttttcttaaaaaaatcgaATTCTTTTTCAGAACGGAACTTAAGAATTCATGTTTGAAGAAAACTCAAAGCAAACTGGCTAAGTTTTGTTAGATAATATAGTATTAAAATTTGACCTATTAGCTTAAGCGGTTTAagatggtattagagcatgtgGTTTTGTATTCTAATTTTGCATGATTATTTGTTCtctaattaatattgatttctatTTGTTAAGTCTTCTTCATATATTAAGTTCATAAGTCCACAAGTGAGAAAAAAtgttagatataaaattaaatttactttcacGCACCACTTAAATTTTTAGGTCAATTGATAATTTaagaattttgtttatttaggtCAATTGataatttaagaaatttaaaaaacaaaagaactaAAAGTAGATAAGTAGAGATGTAGAAGTTGGGATTTATATACTTAATACCAAAGCTCAATGGACTCGTTATCAGTCTTCTAGTGGCCTAATTACTAAATCAGATACCTTACTTAAACACAGGAAGTGAATATTGAAAAGCAACCCCTGTTGCGGTTCATCATTATGGGTCGAAAAAGCCTACCACACCCAGCCCAAAGGGCTCGACCATACTGGGGATTTGTAGATATGGTCACAACCGATGTCCAAGATATCAAGAATGCTCTTCAAGGAGGTAAATCTAAATACCCAATTAGTTTTCAATTGCTTTTTTAACACCAGAATAAACTTAGTTTCCGATGGCTACAACAGGGGAATACGACACGTCAACGAGAGGACATCGCCATATTTCTGCTGCAAGAGCTTTGGGCGAAGGCATTTACCGTATCTTAAGGCACAATCCAAAGAACAAGTACCACACACATTTGATCTACAAGCTAGAGTTTCCATCAGAAGATGAAAAAAACGAGCCTCAGAAGTGGTTTAACATTGAAAGGGAAGGGTCGTTTGTGATACAAATAAAGAACCCAGATCAAGGAGGAGCTGGTGGTTCTCACCAAAAACGCAGGGCGCAATTTCCAGCGCACTTGCAAGGCCAATTTGGGCACAAAGGGTATCACCCAGCAGACCCACCAGACTACTTGAATTTTGAAGGGTGTGAGTTCTTGCTCATATCGGCTTCAGATGATATAGAAGAGGAATTGGGGTTGGAGCTGACCACTGAAGGAGAAGAATGTGATTTGGTTAAGACTTTTGGAGAGACGGTTCCCACGGAGCCTCTTTTCAAAGGCACTTGGGTCTAGACTAGAATGTTGCTTCTGCTTATTTAAGTAGTATTTTCTGTTCAACTAGTAACGTTTTAAATAGATGCGTAATTGATGTTGGAGTCGGTATAGGAAAATTAGACTAGAATTAGAGTATGGATTTTAGAGTACTTCCTTATATCAAGTTTTTTGGCACTTTCCTCCTCTGGAGTTTAAGGGCGGATAACGCCTTTGTTTATAGGTCCTTTTGCTATAAAATTACATAATCTTGAAAATTACAGGTTACACTCTTAACACATGAAGACAACTTGGGTGAAAACTGAAAAGTAATGGATGCTGGGtagttattttgaaaaaaaaataataaaaataagggTGATTTATCATTCTTATACTGAGAAATTTTAATCATTGTTTATGCATAGAAATGATGTCGGTATACTTTTTGATATACTTGAACTCATTTACTTTAAGAAgtcttaataaattaatatattaataataaatcgATAAAATATTGGGAGAAAGttcaataatataattaatatatgagaaagaatttttaaaaatagtgaGAATGGACACGAAAATTGTGTATTCGGTAGACGATTAAGCTTTAATCTAGTTAGTACTATTGTGGATTGGTCAATCACGTATTCGTGTATCAAGTCCACGATTATatcaaattgtattttttttcttttttaatcaatttaactgtttattttttaatttctaagtaACAAATTCTTTCATTACAAAACTTGATTATATATTAACCTGCAATGAAAACTTAATTATTCTGCACTATATTAGAAAAAATTGTGACTTCAGTAGGTAGACTTTACTAAGTAATACATCTCTctacaaataaatttttaaaaaataaaaaagacctcatgatactaaagaagatttacaattagttctttaatttaaaaatagaagtttacatgaaattcaAAGACGACCCCTTGACCCTAACTCTATATGGGGGTGTCTTTGTGTGCCTCTAAATTAGATTTGTCATGTTGTTGTTGTCAtctacgacgaatacgtcttcgatcaGTGTCAGAAATATTTGTcatgtttgttgaataatagtttctatgttgaccaatgtttggtcacacattgaacccaactcTGGTAAATCGTGTTGTACTGAATATTATTGTACTTcttcgataaaattattctgtgcgatgaaaaattaatattaaacaatattcatatcatatatttgggAAATGTCTGAttctaaatctcttaccatgcagtaatagtaagcgtcGTCAAGTGTGATAAATCGCCTCATGATGGAATCATACCAGGAAAAGCAGTCGGCTGATACAGCTGGTCTATTTGTTATTTCTTCCTGTGCACAATGATCATGTCGTGCATGTCAGTAGGATATATATTCTGCGTGAATTTGACGTCAGTCTTGGTTGTGTttacctctcaaatcaatctGGTATAGTTCTGGGAGTGTATAGCACAACGAAGGTATCGTTTGTTGCAGACCGAACTGTCTCAACACTCGATATGGATAatgccactctactatatggaagtaTATAAGAAGGCTAACGGTCAACCAGATGTCTTGACCATCACGATAGTAATCAGGTAATGATGACCAAATATCTTGTGTGTATGGCGTCCAATTAATCTAgcaaaaaaagaagataatacACCCAATTAATTTGAccaaatgttttaaatattcatttatatatacatttgttaccTGATTGTACATCAGtctgtcaaatatttttcaGTATACtagttgaaagagttaaataatatgtagcagaagtatcaaggatccataagcattcaaattcactaattttggcaaaaaaaactaaagcatgcttttctaaaaagtgggttttcagaTCATActtttgatgaactctccaagaaaacgtgTGTACAGCagttgtcttcacttgatatcaccgtgaaccacctcaaaatcttccctactatgctcttggagctttaggcagagttgtgggactcaagaatagcttgaagatgtgaagaaccAAGAAGAGCTCACAGCAACCGATAAGAAGAACCATTTCTTCTAACATaagttttttctctcaaatttctgCATTCACACTTCTCAAATGACTTCAATCCTCTTTATATAtagtagatgaacatgcaaagaaatgaagtgcatggcttgctgctcatgcttggagaatcaatgtAGAGAGGATAATggcctttgtgtgagcatgaagatgaaggtaatggagaaaattgaatctccattttgtgcaaccataCAAAAccgattttccattttcttttaaaacaaaaaatgattttattaaattaatttcaaaaattactttaaaatattaattaatttaatatcaaatattaaatttttgcacaataatcatcttcatatatttaaatcatatttaaatatatattctcttgttccatttaacttgaacatttcaaattaaaatctcaagctaccctaaatcttatccatttacgagctagtagagggacctcgtggacctacacatcatgggctccaatgattcgagattaatcgactaaactcattagtctgatttaatccccattcgttaactaatgggacactccactatagcccatagttgaactcccctcactgtagatatattatgtccacttaataaccataatcagtaagtcgatccttcacaggttgtttgtaatcacagcaaggtcaaaaataccgttttacttctgtgaatacatcttgttccttaagtttctactgatcctctaatgaaaaattctgattcataatctctataaATCAAATCcattctctatcatgagaaggcgggaccCCGATTTTTCAAGActtggagtcagtacttaagagaattttcaggttttatgtcctaaaactcgtggtttgtaaacattagaacttattctgagaattcaataaagttgttgttgaatatattgttttctttagaaatccaataaacctaagtcccttgactattatgtgagtacttgaactttatgtggagacatacaagtggatcaggttcgagtaaatagtcaaaatgatctatagtatatgaataaggttgggtaccttattctggtaacactattggatgcggcctactctgtagttgttacaaagtgtgTTGTAAGTAGTGCTatatacgaagtgatcctaattcgtgcatgttgagacatgaggagtggggttgtcctgtgcaaatgagttttatgcaagatcggaccacgaaactaTGTCACCTCTTACTTTCAtaaacgttgtttactgtataaaactgacaatttcaaagcgatgacctaggtaacttaaccttaatcctgagctaactatgaactttgtttgttcgggattatcctttgatctgcaaacggtgagagtagaccaattgcctctgctcaataagcttaccattttggggataaacaGATGAataagctgggaacatagggtcaagggggaattcactcctaaccgattagggttagatagagaggttgttcccttcaaatGTTGATTATGGGTCTCTGAACAAGAGGTCCACCcttattggcctgagagggattcgatttgttgattggatcacaaatcaattgttcattaggggatcagtggaacttaaagaacaagagtaatttcgggggtaaaacagagattcgacccagccgttattacaagcaacctgtgaagggttaacttactaatcatggttatatcgagtggacatatatatctacagtgaagggagttcagctatgggttTAGTGGAtacacccattagttaatgaatgggggttagatcgtctaatgagtttagccgtatatatctcgaatcattggagcctatgatctgtaggtccgcgagtcCCCTACTAGCTCCTAAATGGGTATGCTTTAGGGTAactttgagaaattaatttgaaacgttcaaattaaatagaacaagagaataaatatttaaatatgatttaaatatataaagatgattattgtgcaaaaattaatttaatatttgatattaaattaattcattttttaaattaatttatgaaattaatttaagaaaatccatttttaaattaaaataatttaaaagtcattttttgttttaaaaaggaaaatgaaaaaatcgTTTTGCATGGCACGAAGTGGAAAAAggtttttttccattatcatcatctttatgctcacacacaaaccatgatcttctctaccttgattctccaagcatgagctgcaagccatacacttcatctctttgcatgttcatcttgatatataaagaagattggagttgttggaaaGGAAGAGGAATACAgaattttaagagaaaaatcagggtgaagaagaagttgtcttcttcaacttgctccTGTGAGCTTCCCTCGTTTCTCCACATCtacaagttgttcttgagtcccacaactctgcctaaagctccaagaacATAGTTCGGAAGGCTtaaggtggttcacgttgatatcaagtgaagacagtaGCTGAACAGACGATTTTCttaaagagttcttcaaa encodes:
- the LOC120083676 gene encoding uncharacterized protein LOC120083676, with protein sequence MGEGQESKTKAEDGVEIQERGEIYFFYRPKVEKQEVHSPDEVQRLYIILRPESGEKAVEEKQSTSSSSTGTQRGQGTHTQEVNIEKQPLLRFIIMGRKSLPHPAQRARPYWGFVDMVTTDVQDIKNALQGGEYDTSTRGHRHISAARALGEGIYRILRHNPKNKYHTHLIYKLEFPSEDEKNEPQKWFNIEREGSFVIQIKNPDQGGAGGSHQKRRAQFPAHLQGQFGHKGYHPADPPDYLNFEGCEFLLISASDDIEEELGLELTTEGEECDLVKTFGETVPTEPLFKGTWV